AAGGACGGGGCCAGAAATAGCGCCCGGATTCGAATTTCTGTGATAGCAAGGCGCTGCCCACGATCTGACCGCCCCGGCTCAGGAGGCTGCCGTTTGCCTGGGCGCGGAAAAACGTCTGGGCGATTCCTGTGACCAGCAGCGGAAAGGCCAGACCGGTCAGCACGGTGAATATGAGTGTCAGTCTTAATGATTGAATAATGAGCTTGGTCATGGGGTAAGTCCTTTCATGAAACAAAATGAATCGCAACGAGAAGCCGATCGATCAGTTTGATGCCGATGAACGGCGCCACGATCCCGCCAAGTCCATAGATCAGCATATTCTTCCGGAGGATGGCGGCGGCGCCGATCGCCTCGTACTTGACGCCGCGCAAGGCTAACGGAATCAAGGCCACAATGATCAGGGCGTTGAACATGATGGCACTCAGAATGGCGCTTTCAGGGGAATGCAGATGCATGATATTCAGCTTTTCGAGAGGGCCGTGACCGCCAGGATGTGCGGCATAGAGCAGGCCGAACATGGCTGGCAGAATGGCGAAATATTTGGCGACGTCATTCGCGATGCTGAAGGTGGTCAGGGCCCCACGGGTCATAAGGAGTTGTTTGCCGATTTCAACCACCTCAATCAGTTTGGTCGGGTTACTATCCAGATCCACCATGTTCCCGGCTTCACGCGCCGCTTGGGTGCCGGTGTTCATGGCCACCCCGACGTCAGCCTGTGCAAGGGCCGGGGCATCATTGGTGCCGTCACCGATCATGGCGATCAGGCGGCCATCGGACTGCTCCTGGCGGATGCGCTGTAATTTATCCTCGGGTTTGGCCTGTGCAATGAAATCGTCCACCCCGGCCTCGGCGGCAATGGCGGCGGCGGTCAAGGGGTTATCTCCGGTGATCATGATGGTCCGTACGCCCATCTTCCGGAGCTGGGCAAATCGTTCACGGATGCCTCCTTTGACGATGTCCTTGAGCCGGATCACTCCCAGTATGCGGTTGCCGTCAGCAACCACCAGTGGCGTGCCGCCCGAGCGGGCAATATCGGTCACCGTATCCTCCACGGCTTTCGGGTAGAGTCCGCCCTGAACCTCGACAAACTGTTTCACGGCTTCGGCGGCCCCTTTGCGGATTTGGCGGGGATGGCCGGATAACGTGTCAGGAAAGTCCATGCCACTCATGCGGGTTTGTGCGCTGAAGGGGACGAAGTGGCCATGCGCCTCGGTTAACTCCCGTCCCCTCATTCCATATTGTTCCTTGACCAGGATGGCAATGGATCGGCCTTCCGGAGTCTCGTCGGCCAGTGAGGCGTAATGAGCGGCATCAGCCAGTTCTCCGGGCCGGACGCCGGGTGCAGGGACCAGTTCCGTGGCCATGCGGTTGCCCAGTGTGATCGTCCCCGTCTTGTCGAGAAGCAATACATCCACGTCGCCTGCCGCTTCCACTGCCCGTCCGCTGGTCGCCAGGACATTACGACGCATGAGCCGGTCGATGCCGGCAATTCCGATGGCGCTGAGCAACCCGCCAATGGTGGTGGGGATCAGGCAGACGATCAGGGCCATCAAGACCGGCAATGACGTCAGAACCACGCCGGACTGGCCGGCCGCGCGTTCATTGAAGGCCGCGAAGGTTGGCAGTGTCAGGACGACCAGAATGAACAGGACGGTCAGGCTTATCAGGACGATATTGAGTGCGATTTCATTCGGGGTCTTCTGCCGGCGCGCTCCTTCAATCATAGAGATCATCCGGTCCAGGAAGGAATGGCCCGGTTCCGCCGTGACCCGTACCACAATGCGGTCACTGATGACCCGCGTACCTCCGGTAACGGCGCTACGGTCACCGCCGCTCTCCCGGATGACTGGCGCGGATTCACCGGTAATGGCCGATTCATCCACCGTAGCAATCCCCTCCACAATCTCGCCGTCGGCAGGGATGACATCCCCCGCCTCGCAGACAAAGAATTCACCTATTTTCAATTCATTGGCGGGCACCGCGTTTTCGGTGTCATGGTCGATGCGACGGGCCAGCGTCGTCGTTCTCATTTTGCGTAACGCGTCGGCATGTGCCTTGCCGCGCCCCTCGGCTAGGGCTTCGGCGAAGTTGGCAAACAGGCAGGTGAACCAGAGCCAGAGGGCGAGCTGGAGGTTGAACCCCGAGAACTGGTGGAGCAAGAACACGGTGGACAGGATGGAGCCGATCCAGACGACCAACATCACAGGGTTCTTGATCTCCTCACGGGGATGCAGTTTCAGGCAGGCACCAATCATGGCGAGGCGGACCAGTTCCGGATATTTGATTTCAATTTTCGCGCTCATCGTGCTGACTCCTTTAGAATACCCGCCCGGACATCATCAATCCATGCTCGACCATCGGCCCGAGGCAGAGGGCCGGGAAAAAGGTCAACGCCCCGACGATCACGATGATGCCCAGCAGAACCAGAGTGAACGTCAGGCCGTTGGTTGGAAATGTTCCCGGCGAGGCGGGAACGGTCTTCTTCGCAACCAGGCTCCCTGCGATGGCTAGCACGGCAAAGATGCATCCGAACCTGCCCAGGAACATGGCCGCTCCGAGCGTGAGGTTGTAGAATACGGTGTTGCCACTCAGGCCGGCGAAGGCACTGCCGTTGTTGGCCGAGCAGGATGAGTAGGCATAGAGGATTTCACTGAGGCCATGCGGTCCCGAATTAGCCGGACCCGCCAGTCCTGCCGACACGCTGGCCGCAAGGGCTGAACCCAGGAGAATCAGGATGTTGGGCAGAAGGATGGCTGCAGCCGCCCAGGCGGCTTCCCAGGCCTGGATTTTCTTGCCCAGGTATTCCGGTGTGCGTCCCACCATCAGTCCGGCAATGAACACGGCGATGAGCACATGCATCAGCATGCCATAGAGTCCGGCGCCGACACCGCCAAAGGCGATGCCTCCCAGCATCATATTCCAGAGCGGCATCAGGCCCGCGAGCGGCATGAAGCTGTCGTGCATGGAGTTCACGGCACCACAGGAGGTGCCGGTGGTGGCGGCGGCAAAGAGAACGCTGTTCATGACCCCGAATCGCAATTCCTTGCCTTCCAACTGAGGTAAGAGGTTGGCCGTAACAGGATTAGGCTGCGACTCCGCCCACCATGCTACTGTGAAAGATCCTGCCAGCAGGATTAACATGACGCTGAAAAGGCACCAGGCATGACGTTTGTCGCCGATCATCAGCCCGAAGGTGAAGACCAGGGATGCGGACACGATCAGAAGACCGTAGACCTCGATGAAATTTGCCAGCGGAGTGGGATTCTCGAGCGGATGGGCGCTGTTCTGCCCGAAAAAACCGCCGCCATTGGTGCCGAGTTGTTTGATGGCAATCTGGGAGGCGGCCGGGCCGAGCGGAATGACTTGTCGGGAGCCTTCCAGGGTTTGAGCCTCGGCATACCGGGACAGGGTTTGGGGGACTCCTTGGCTGACTAGGACGACGGCTATGCAAAGGGCGATGGGAAGAAGAACGTAAAGGGTGCTGCGGGTCAGATCCACCCAGAAATTGCCGAGCGACTGTGCGGAGGCACGGCGTAAGCCGCGAGTGAGTGCCAGCAATATGGCAATGCCGGTGGCTGCGCTCAAAAAGTTATGCACGGTAAGGCCGGCCATCTGAGTCAAATAGCTCAGAGTGGCTTCGCCCGAGTAGGCCTGCCAGTTCGTGTTGGTGATGAAGCTGATGGCGGTGTTCAAGGCCAGATCCCAGGGTACATTACCCATTTTCATGGGATTCAAAGGGAGCCAGGCCTGAGTCATCATCAGGATCAAGAGCGAGAGAAGGCCGATCAGGTTGAAAACCAATACTGTCCGGAAATACTGTTTCCAGGACATGTCCTCATCCGGATGGACCCCCCCAAGCCGGTAGATCATTTTTTCAAGGGGCATCAGGAGCTTGGAAAGGAATGTGGACTCCCCCGCCAGGACCCGTGCCAGGTACTGCCCGAGCAACGGCGCCAATCCGACCAGTAAACTGAAGAACACGGCAAGTTCAATAAGATGATGTGGTTGCATCACCCTATGCTGAAGCAATGCGCTGATAGAGTGTTAATCAAATAGCGGCGGAAAGATGTAAAAATTATATAAAAATGGAGATCATTATCAACGCATGGCGGCCAGACGCCTCACTCAAACGACCGGGCGGCCGGGGGATGGGTATGCCGGCGGGTAAAGAGGAGCCAGGCGGCGAGGGTTTTGGCATCATCGATCAGGCCGCCGTCCACCATGGCCTCAAATTCCTCCCGGGTCAGGTATTCCACCGTGATCCGTTCATCCAGGTCGCCATTCGGGATTTCGGCGGTTTCCGAAAGTTCCGCAAAGAACAGGTGGATCAATTCATCCACATAACCCGGGGAGGGGTAGAGGCCGCCCAGGGAGTGGAGCGCGATTACGTCATGCCCGGTTTCCTCCTTGATCTCGCGCGCGGCACAATCCTCGGGGCGTTCCTGAAGTTCCTTCCGGCCGGCAATCACTTCCAGGACCTCCCGCTCAATGGGTTTGCGGAACTGCCTCACAAAGACAAACCGGCCATCAGGCACCCGGGCGACGGCGGCAATGGCGCCGGGATGGCGGACGATTTCCCGGTAGGCGCGATGGCCGGGTTCAAGTTCAACCTGGAGGGTTTCCACCGAAATCATGCGGCCGGTGAAGACCGGCGTAATCGATATGGTTTTTTCATTCATAACGTGCTGACAACCTCTTGCGTGGAATCGTTCGAACTCATGCGCTTGATAAGAGAATTTGAACAGAAGTCGCGAAGAACGCAAAGAAAAGAATTATTTCTACCGCCGGAGGCGAAACAACATTCCCGCTTTGCGCACTCAGTCTTATCGATACTAACGCGCTTGACGGCGTCGGGTCCGCAGTTTTAGAGTGAGCCTGAAAAGGTAGTTCAACTACGAAACACGCGAAAGACGCGAAAATAATATACTGATTTATGAAGCATCCTGAACCTTTTCAGATGCTTTTAAACTGGCAAGTCGGCTGGACGTCCGATCCTGACCAAATTCCTGCGCGGTTTGTTCCTGCCACCGTACCCGGGGCTGTACAACTCGACTGGGCTGCGGCGGAAGGCTGGCCCCCGTATTGGAAAGCGGAGAATTTCCTGGCCTACGGCTGGATGGAAGACGTTCACTGGATTTATCAGGCAAGGCTCAAGCGGCCGGCGCTTACTGCGGCACAACGCCTCGTTCTGGTCTGCGGCGGGGTGGATTATGCCTGCACCGTGCGGGTGGCCGGAGAGATCGTCCATGCGCAGGAAGGGATGTTTTCGCCCTTCACCGTTGACCTCACCGGCGCACAGGAGGGGGCGCTCATCGAAATCAAGGTCGCCCCGGCCCCGAAGATTCTTGTGCCGGCCGAGGAGGACTCCGACCGGGGGCGGAAAGAAGCACGGCAGTCCTGCAAACCGGCGGTCGCCTATGGGTGGGATTTTCATCCCCGCCTGATTCCGCTGGGCATCTGGGAGGACACTTATCTTGAAGTCCGCAGCGCGACGGCCTGGATCGACCAGGTTGAGGTCACCTATGAGCTTGCTTCGGATTTTTCATCCGCTGACCTGCGCCTCGTGACAGACGGCTCCGCCCGGCACGTCCGCTGGACCCTGCTCAACCCTGAAAGGCAGGCGGTCGCCACCC
This sequence is a window from bacterium. Protein-coding genes within it:
- the kdpB gene encoding potassium-transporting ATPase subunit KdpB, with the protein product MSAKIEIKYPELVRLAMIGACLKLHPREEIKNPVMLVVWIGSILSTVFLLHQFSGFNLQLALWLWFTCLFANFAEALAEGRGKAHADALRKMRTTTLARRIDHDTENAVPANELKIGEFFVCEAGDVIPADGEIVEGIATVDESAITGESAPVIRESGGDRSAVTGGTRVISDRIVVRVTAEPGHSFLDRMISMIEGARRQKTPNEIALNIVLISLTVLFILVVLTLPTFAAFNERAAGQSGVVLTSLPVLMALIVCLIPTTIGGLLSAIGIAGIDRLMRRNVLATSGRAVEAAGDVDVLLLDKTGTITLGNRMATELVPAPGVRPGELADAAHYASLADETPEGRSIAILVKEQYGMRGRELTEAHGHFVPFSAQTRMSGMDFPDTLSGHPRQIRKGAAEAVKQFVEVQGGLYPKAVEDTVTDIARSGGTPLVVADGNRILGVIRLKDIVKGGIRERFAQLRKMGVRTIMITGDNPLTAAAIAAEAGVDDFIAQAKPEDKLQRIRQEQSDGRLIAMIGDGTNDAPALAQADVGVAMNTGTQAAREAGNMVDLDSNPTKLIEVVEIGKQLLMTRGALTTFSIANDVAKYFAILPAMFGLLYAAHPGGHGPLEKLNIMHLHSPESAILSAIMFNALIIVALIPLALRGVKYEAIGAAAILRKNMLIYGLGGIVAPFIGIKLIDRLLVAIHFVS
- the kdpA gene encoding potassium-transporting ATPase subunit KdpA gives rise to the protein MQPHHLIELAVFFSLLVGLAPLLGQYLARVLAGESTFLSKLLMPLEKMIYRLGGVHPDEDMSWKQYFRTVLVFNLIGLLSLLILMMTQAWLPLNPMKMGNVPWDLALNTAISFITNTNWQAYSGEATLSYLTQMAGLTVHNFLSAATGIAILLALTRGLRRASAQSLGNFWVDLTRSTLYVLLPIALCIAVVLVSQGVPQTLSRYAEAQTLEGSRQVIPLGPAASQIAIKQLGTNGGGFFGQNSAHPLENPTPLANFIEVYGLLIVSASLVFTFGLMIGDKRHAWCLFSVMLILLAGSFTVAWWAESQPNPVTANLLPQLEGKELRFGVMNSVLFAAATTGTSCGAVNSMHDSFMPLAGLMPLWNMMLGGIAFGGVGAGLYGMLMHVLIAVFIAGLMVGRTPEYLGKKIQAWEAAWAAAAILLPNILILLGSALAASVSAGLAGPANSGPHGLSEILYAYSSCSANNGSAFAGLSGNTVFYNLTLGAAMFLGRFGCIFAVLAIAGSLVAKKTVPASPGTFPTNGLTFTLVLLGIIVIVGALTFFPALCLGPMVEHGLMMSGRVF
- a CDS encoding NUDIX hydrolase, translated to MNEKTISITPVFTGRMISVETLQVELEPGHRAYREIVRHPGAIAAVARVPDGRFVFVRQFRKPIEREVLEVIAGRKELQERPEDCAAREIKEETGHDVIALHSLGGLYPSPGYVDELIHLFFAELSETAEIPNGDLDERITVEYLTREEFEAMVDGGLIDDAKTLAAWLLFTRRHTHPPAARSFE